One stretch of Saccharopolyspora erythraea DNA includes these proteins:
- the aroA gene encoding 3-phosphoshikimate 1-carboxyvinyltransferase — protein MTTADKARTLDLDEIAITPVDTVDATIEVLGSKSYTNRFLAIAGLCSEPTTLHNALLSQDTVLLAEALRAFGHVDVVIDDAANTVAITPNGREMRAPAQEIHMGNAGTPIRLLISMASLAQGTTTLTGNERMQERPMGHLLEALAPLGVSALSVRRNGSPPIMIEGPSLDGGTTGIHGTVSSQFTTSLLITAPHAGNDVDITLLDDLVSKPYVDMTVAAMRRTGVTVDRRGYEYFSVKAGQQYQGGDITVEPDASGMSYFLAAAAITGGRVRIPGINGDSAQGDVGLVSALVKMGCRADVTADSITLEGGSLTGIDIDMSNMPDVAPTLAVVAAYAQGRTHITGIGNLRVKECDRIDAVSTELSKMGVNVDTTIDTMTIRGGGEPKGAVIDTYDDHRIAMAFAIAGLRTPGVVIRDPGCVRKSFPSFWQRLDDLRGKSS, from the coding sequence ATGACGACTGCTGACAAGGCGCGGACCCTTGACCTCGACGAGATCGCCATCACGCCCGTCGACACCGTTGACGCCACCATCGAGGTCCTCGGTTCGAAGAGCTACACCAATCGCTTCCTCGCCATCGCCGGCCTGTGCTCCGAACCGACTACGCTGCACAACGCGCTGCTCTCGCAGGACACGGTCCTTCTCGCCGAGGCGCTCCGCGCGTTCGGCCACGTGGACGTCGTCATCGACGATGCCGCGAACACTGTGGCGATCACCCCGAACGGCCGTGAGATGCGAGCCCCGGCCCAGGAGATCCACATGGGCAACGCCGGCACGCCGATCCGGTTGCTGATCTCAATGGCGAGTCTCGCTCAGGGCACGACGACGCTCACCGGGAACGAACGCATGCAGGAGCGGCCCATGGGGCATCTGCTGGAGGCATTGGCTCCGCTCGGCGTTTCCGCCCTGTCCGTGCGCAGGAATGGATCACCGCCGATCATGATCGAGGGCCCGAGTCTCGACGGCGGTACCACCGGCATCCACGGCACCGTTTCCAGCCAGTTCACCACGAGCCTGCTCATCACCGCTCCGCACGCGGGCAACGACGTCGACATAACCCTGCTCGACGACCTGGTCTCGAAGCCCTACGTCGACATGACGGTCGCCGCCATGCGGCGCACGGGAGTCACCGTCGACCGCCGTGGGTACGAGTACTTCTCGGTCAAGGCAGGTCAGCAGTACCAGGGCGGAGACATCACGGTCGAGCCGGACGCGTCCGGGATGTCGTACTTCCTCGCGGCGGCGGCCATCACTGGCGGGCGGGTGCGCATCCCCGGCATCAACGGTGACTCCGCTCAGGGTGATGTCGGACTGGTCAGCGCGCTGGTGAAGATGGGGTGTCGAGCCGACGTCACGGCGGACAGCATCACCCTCGAGGGCGGCAGCTTGACCGGCATCGACATCGACATGTCGAACATGCCCGACGTCGCGCCGACCCTTGCCGTCGTTGCAGCGTACGCCCAGGGCCGCACCCACATCACCGGGATCGGGAACCTGCGTGTCAAGGAGTGCGACCGCATCGACGCGGTCAGCACGGAGCTCAGCAAAATGGGTGTCAATGTCGACACCACGATCGACACGATGACGATCCGGGGCGGCGGCGAACCCAAGGGTGCCGTCATCGACACCTACGACGATCACCGCATCGCTATGGCGTTCGCGATCGCCGGATTGCGCACGCCGGGTGTGGTCATCCGAGACCCGGGGTGCGTGCGCAAGTCCTTCCCGTCCTTCTGGCAGCGCCTCGACGATCTGCGCGGGAAGAGCTCGTGA
- the gpmI gene encoding 2,3-bisphosphoglycerate-independent phosphoglycerate mutase, which produces MTRRGGVLLVLDGWGHAPPGPDNAIDAASTPFLDELLRSCPGPLLEASGPAVGLPDGVVGNSEIGHLVIGAGRPLAYDSLLVQRQAESGELRTNLMLREACAQLAGTGAALHLIGLCSDGRIHSDIEHFSELLHAASDAGLGDVWLHAITDGRDVADGTAGGHLARLMAMSDSAGVGRFATVIGRNYAMDKSGKAELTDAATRLLIDGQGETTAPDAISAAVGPGDSSLPPTVISVAGGAFTGVRDGDVILFANFRSDRTAPLVDMVAERLSTSGRAGVRLLSLAQYDTRTPVPALVPRADASGGLADALEAVGARSVRIAEREKFEHVTFFINGRDSRSRPVEEHQCVPSADGEDYVARPEMNVEGVAQHVVDAAARDDVALVIANLANIDVVGHTGDYAATVRGTEAVDLAVRRICQEARAKGRWVLLVGDHGNGEQMSQRGDDGTSRPYGGHTHNKVPCLLVPAHNGAPGLVRTGVQPRLPSVAPTVLDLLGIPQPDEMSEPSLLHVAGRSESHASPSVAITN; this is translated from the coding sequence GTGACACGGCGAGGCGGAGTACTGCTGGTCCTCGATGGTTGGGGCCACGCGCCACCGGGGCCCGACAATGCCATCGATGCGGCCAGCACGCCGTTCCTGGACGAGTTGCTGCGGTCCTGTCCGGGCCCGCTGCTGGAAGCGTCGGGACCGGCCGTCGGCCTGCCGGATGGCGTGGTCGGCAACTCGGAGATCGGCCACCTCGTGATCGGGGCAGGTCGGCCCCTGGCCTATGACAGCCTGCTGGTTCAGCGCCAAGCCGAGTCCGGCGAGCTGCGCACCAACCTGATGCTGCGGGAGGCATGCGCGCAACTCGCGGGAACCGGTGCGGCGCTGCACCTGATCGGGCTGTGCTCGGACGGACGGATTCACTCCGACATCGAGCACTTCTCCGAACTGTTGCACGCAGCTTCGGATGCCGGCCTCGGCGACGTGTGGCTGCATGCCATCACCGATGGCCGCGACGTCGCCGACGGGACCGCCGGCGGCCACCTGGCACGCCTGATGGCGATGTCGGACTCGGCAGGAGTCGGCCGGTTCGCCACGGTAATCGGGCGGAACTACGCGATGGACAAGAGCGGCAAGGCGGAGTTGACCGATGCCGCAACCCGGCTGCTGATCGACGGCCAGGGGGAGACCACGGCGCCGGACGCCATCTCGGCCGCCGTCGGGCCCGGTGACTCGTCCCTGCCTCCTACCGTCATCTCGGTAGCCGGTGGGGCGTTCACCGGTGTCCGCGATGGGGACGTGATCCTGTTCGCGAACTTCCGCAGCGATCGGACGGCACCGCTGGTTGACATGGTCGCCGAGCGCTTGTCGACCAGCGGACGCGCAGGAGTGCGTCTGCTCAGCCTCGCGCAGTACGACACCCGCACGCCTGTCCCCGCTCTCGTGCCACGCGCGGACGCGTCGGGTGGTTTGGCGGACGCCCTGGAGGCAGTCGGCGCCCGATCCGTGCGCATCGCCGAACGGGAGAAATTCGAGCACGTGACGTTCTTCATCAACGGCCGGGACTCCCGTTCCCGTCCTGTCGAGGAACACCAGTGCGTGCCGTCGGCAGATGGCGAAGACTACGTCGCCAGGCCAGAGATGAACGTCGAAGGTGTTGCCCAGCACGTCGTCGACGCTGCGGCACGTGATGACGTGGCATTGGTGATCGCCAATCTGGCCAACATCGACGTCGTCGGCCACACCGGGGACTACGCGGCGACGGTCCGTGGCACCGAGGCCGTGGACCTGGCCGTCCGGCGGATCTGCCAGGAGGCCCGTGCGAAGGGCCGCTGGGTTCTGCTCGTCGGGGACCACGGAAACGGCGAGCAGATGTCGCAACGCGGTGACGACGGGACGAGCCGACCGTATGGGGGACACACCCACAACAAGGTCCCTTGCCTACTGGTTCCCGCGCACAACGGGGCGCCGGGACTGGTGCGTACCGGTGTTCAACCGCGGTTGCCGTCCGTGGCGCCAACCGTGCTGGATCTCCTCGGAATTCCGCAGCCGGACGAGATGTCGGAGCCGTCTCTCCTGCACGTCGCCGGGCGCTCCGAAAGCCATGCGTCTCCGTCTGTGGCAATCACGAACTGA
- a CDS encoding type I polyketide synthase, with protein MRSNRSGWADHQAEATPEGVDPIAVVGMAGRFPGAADLAEFWQQLCAGSDAITEIPKDRYDVDAIYEPAPSSPGRTSSRWGGFLERIDEFDATFFGISPREATRVDPQQRLLLEVAYEAFEDAGVPVDGIAGSDTGVFVGQQGGEYWHLQYQNRESLEFYGLIGSAARAMTSGRLAFSFDLRGPTLTVDTACSSSLTAVHLAAQAIRSGECEMALAGAVNMVLLPEEGTIYSGAGMLAGDGRCKFGDEAADGFVRSDGIGAVILKPLSRARADGDRVRAVILGSAVGSDGRSNGYLVTPSEEGQQGVLSRAYRQAGVNPADVAYVEAHGTGTAVGDVVELQALGAVLGAGRPAEQECLVGSVKTNIGHAEGAAGIAGFIKTVLCLEHGEVPPNLHRHTPNPAVPWSELPFRLPNARTPLPARGRRTLAGVSSFGLTGVNAHVVLATPESPAGVESEKQSQTRVEHRAALLPVSASTPEALRQLAGRYADSLDSRARTAGDWLDICYSAAVRRQHQDVRLAVPAASASEAAAALRGFAENGDAPGLPYAEYVGEDRPRIAFVFPGQGSQWIGMGRELLDSEPVFRSALRECDQVIRAEAGWSVIELLRTADAGRFAELDVIQPTLWAMEVGLAALWRSWGIEPDVVLGHSMGEAAASYVAGALSLADAGAVICRRSAIAKRLSGQGTMAWVELSAAAAAEAIAGHEDQVSIAAANSPTSTLLSGERRALSTILAALDEQDVFNRWINVDFASHGPQVDSIREELLTALADITPGSGSIPIHSTLLKEVIDGAGLDAAYWARNIREPVDFVGVVLGELERGDTVFIEISPHPVLVNAIDATVSAHTGVGTAIGSLRREEPERATLLTSLGKLHTRGVPIDWERVTPGGRFVPLPKYPWQRDSFWVDTAPPAEDAKTTTAPAAHPLLGVEVAAEPGSRSWEGPIDLERNSYLRDHKVDGAIVLPGAAYLELATAGAHKILGQVPIAVCDIRFRHAVLLSDGEVTIVRVTLADRGEDLLFQLRSRTDAEQEWTLHAEARVRAIPDAVRELDGSFTDISARCPEYQTRADFYPWHADLGNQWDGAFQAIEEVRRTDGEALARLRCRESIRPTFDHHEFHPAILDAVAHSLVAARPEVAPGQDAPFVLGSIDEARFYRTPEPDLWVHVLLGRTGRVDSFQGDVRVFNGDRQLIAELRGLRLQYLAGHAPEPLKEVAMPPVKTATNGTPTSGEPQPSARVAQHDDWLYELRWLPSEAAEAVATSASSDDGVWLVLADSGPTGRAVVQAMQERGHRVIAATTAARTGKTSTDRYRINPDSVGGLAEVLNEISAEGPLQGIVHMWSLDATPPLDATSAEIGRARTFACHSVVNLVQALETAGLVSKPRLWLVSRESQQVTQDDVVTAPFQGTLWGLGRTITAEHPELQTALVDIDQAADSIPALVEQLLRPDDEDQLALRDGRRFAARLTRRATGADEVPTPQASEVVIRAVHAALGQSATSNEVTGVVEAVGNDAAGFAVGDEVASLTDDPASPYITAAASRVARKPRGLSTAEAAAVPYASLAVAARADRVGEAISGVLELAERDIVPPLEHVEISATEASDAIRTAVRRAAGDRVLLSFSETGRTSVHAQGDVVRPDGTYLVTGGLGGIGATLANWLVDQGAQHLLLTGRTPLPAVDTWDTVGPNDPVAPKIALLRSLADRGADVEYVAVDVADAKTMRAVLDERSNAGEPPLRGVLHAAGAVDYIAVRELEPTQLDELLHAKVSGGWSLHSVVEDKQLDFFVLFSSGATVLGSPFLGGYAAGNAFLDALAHHRRGKGKPALVINWGYWGGVGMMARKARDEGRSVLPQGMSHFSPAEGTTVLNDLLRGDQTQVAVLRVDWPSWAEAYPTAATSPHLRSLLGSDRGSSRVPPAATPATAIRSVRLGPASQTTNGVESPVPTQKTAAGTPEPAQRSKPTAPTPAVAESVVAPDAGGELEVRLVDLAAAVLGMRAERINVGLPLKKMGMDSLMFMEFRNRVEREFQVKLPAVKLLNNGSLSTVAQNIRAASASSHSTAAKPANGRATVADTEPTASASSTPAPVGPVTSQQSSAEAGPDAGGELEVRLVDLAAAVLGMRAERINVGLPLKKMGMDSLMFMEFRNRVEREFQVKLPAVKLLNNGSITTVAENIRTAAPAV; from the coding sequence ATGCGCAGCAACAGGAGCGGGTGGGCCGATCATCAGGCGGAGGCCACCCCGGAAGGCGTCGACCCCATCGCTGTCGTCGGTATGGCCGGACGATTCCCAGGTGCCGCCGACCTCGCGGAATTCTGGCAGCAGCTGTGCGCGGGCTCGGACGCGATCACCGAGATCCCGAAAGACCGCTACGACGTGGACGCGATCTACGAACCCGCTCCGTCCTCACCGGGCCGGACGAGCAGCCGATGGGGTGGCTTCCTCGAACGCATTGACGAGTTCGACGCCACCTTCTTCGGGATTTCGCCACGCGAGGCGACGCGTGTCGACCCGCAGCAGCGGCTTCTGCTCGAGGTCGCGTACGAGGCATTCGAGGACGCCGGAGTACCGGTCGACGGGATCGCCGGGTCCGACACCGGTGTCTTCGTCGGCCAGCAGGGTGGCGAGTACTGGCACCTGCAGTACCAGAACAGGGAATCGCTCGAGTTCTACGGTCTGATCGGGTCGGCTGCCCGTGCGATGACCTCGGGTCGGCTGGCGTTCAGCTTCGACCTCCGCGGCCCGACGCTCACCGTGGACACCGCATGTTCGTCCTCGCTGACCGCGGTCCACCTCGCCGCGCAGGCCATCCGCTCCGGTGAGTGCGAGATGGCGCTGGCGGGCGCGGTGAACATGGTCCTGCTGCCGGAAGAGGGAACGATCTACTCCGGCGCCGGAATGCTCGCCGGCGACGGGCGATGCAAGTTCGGCGACGAGGCTGCGGACGGGTTCGTCCGCAGCGACGGCATCGGAGCGGTGATTCTCAAGCCCCTGTCCCGAGCCCGGGCGGACGGCGACCGGGTTCGAGCGGTGATCCTGGGCAGTGCCGTGGGCAGCGACGGCAGGAGCAACGGTTACCTGGTGACCCCCAGCGAGGAAGGGCAGCAGGGCGTTCTGAGCCGCGCTTACCGGCAAGCCGGAGTCAACCCCGCGGACGTCGCTTACGTCGAGGCCCACGGTACTGGGACAGCGGTAGGTGACGTTGTCGAACTGCAAGCGTTGGGCGCGGTGCTCGGGGCGGGGCGTCCCGCGGAGCAGGAATGCCTTGTTGGCTCGGTCAAGACCAACATCGGCCACGCTGAGGGCGCAGCCGGTATCGCCGGCTTCATCAAGACAGTCCTTTGCCTCGAGCACGGGGAGGTGCCCCCGAACCTGCACCGGCACACCCCGAACCCCGCTGTCCCGTGGAGCGAGCTTCCGTTCCGACTGCCGAACGCACGAACGCCGCTTCCCGCGAGAGGACGTCGGACGTTGGCGGGCGTTAGCAGCTTCGGCCTCACCGGTGTGAACGCGCACGTCGTTCTCGCGACTCCGGAGTCACCGGCTGGCGTGGAATCGGAAAAACAGAGCCAGACCCGCGTGGAGCACCGCGCCGCGTTGTTGCCCGTCTCCGCCTCGACGCCAGAGGCATTGCGGCAACTCGCCGGGCGCTATGCCGACTCCCTGGACTCACGTGCACGCACCGCCGGGGACTGGCTCGACATCTGCTACAGCGCAGCGGTGCGCCGTCAACATCAAGATGTGCGCCTGGCCGTACCTGCGGCGTCGGCGTCCGAGGCGGCCGCCGCGCTGCGCGGGTTCGCCGAAAACGGTGACGCACCGGGGCTGCCGTATGCCGAGTACGTGGGTGAAGACCGTCCGCGAATCGCCTTCGTGTTCCCGGGGCAGGGATCGCAGTGGATCGGGATGGGCCGGGAACTCCTCGACTCGGAGCCAGTCTTCCGATCGGCATTGCGCGAGTGCGACCAGGTGATCAGGGCAGAAGCGGGCTGGTCGGTCATCGAACTCCTGCGCACCGCCGACGCTGGCCGGTTCGCGGAGCTCGATGTCATCCAACCCACGCTGTGGGCGATGGAGGTCGGCCTGGCCGCGCTGTGGCGGTCCTGGGGCATCGAGCCCGACGTGGTGCTCGGCCACAGCATGGGGGAGGCGGCGGCGAGCTACGTCGCGGGCGCGCTCAGCCTCGCCGATGCGGGAGCGGTGATCTGCCGGCGAAGCGCGATCGCCAAGCGGCTGAGCGGGCAGGGCACGATGGCGTGGGTGGAACTTTCGGCCGCGGCAGCCGCCGAAGCCATCGCCGGACACGAGGATCAGGTCTCCATCGCCGCCGCGAACAGCCCGACCTCCACGCTGCTGTCGGGCGAGCGCAGAGCACTTTCCACGATCCTCGCCGCACTGGACGAGCAGGACGTGTTCAACCGCTGGATCAACGTGGACTTCGCCTCGCACGGACCGCAAGTCGACAGCATTCGCGAGGAACTGCTCACCGCGTTGGCCGACATCACCCCCGGGTCAGGTTCCATCCCGATCCACTCGACCCTGCTGAAAGAGGTCATCGACGGGGCGGGGCTCGATGCGGCGTATTGGGCGCGCAACATCCGCGAGCCCGTCGACTTCGTCGGCGTCGTGCTCGGCGAGCTCGAACGCGGTGACACCGTGTTCATCGAGATCAGCCCCCACCCGGTGCTGGTCAACGCCATCGACGCGACCGTGTCCGCGCACACCGGCGTGGGCACTGCCATCGGTTCCCTCCGCCGAGAGGAGCCGGAGCGAGCAACGTTGCTCACCTCGCTCGGCAAGCTGCACACCCGCGGCGTACCGATCGATTGGGAGCGGGTGACGCCCGGAGGGCGATTCGTGCCGTTGCCGAAGTACCCGTGGCAACGCGACTCCTTCTGGGTGGATACCGCACCGCCCGCCGAAGACGCCAAGACGACTACGGCGCCAGCCGCACACCCCTTGCTCGGCGTCGAAGTGGCAGCCGAGCCAGGTAGCCGGTCGTGGGAAGGTCCGATCGATCTGGAGCGGAATTCCTACCTCCGCGACCACAAGGTCGATGGCGCGATCGTCCTCCCGGGGGCCGCCTACCTCGAGTTGGCCACCGCGGGAGCGCACAAGATCCTCGGCCAGGTGCCGATCGCGGTCTGCGACATCCGGTTCCGCCACGCCGTCCTCCTCTCGGATGGCGAGGTGACGATCGTGCGCGTGACCCTCGCCGACCGCGGTGAGGATCTCCTGTTCCAACTGCGCAGCCGTACTGATGCGGAGCAGGAATGGACACTGCACGCCGAAGCGCGGGTGCGTGCCATCCCGGACGCGGTGCGCGAACTGGACGGCTCCTTTACCGACATCAGTGCGCGGTGCCCGGAGTACCAGACGCGGGCGGACTTCTACCCGTGGCACGCCGACCTGGGAAACCAGTGGGACGGCGCGTTTCAGGCGATCGAGGAAGTGCGGCGAACCGACGGTGAAGCCCTGGCGCGGCTGCGATGCCGCGAGTCGATCCGGCCTACGTTCGACCACCACGAGTTCCATCCGGCGATCCTGGACGCAGTGGCCCATTCCCTGGTCGCGGCTCGCCCCGAGGTCGCACCAGGGCAGGACGCGCCCTTCGTTCTCGGGAGCATCGACGAGGCGCGGTTCTACCGCACGCCTGAACCGGACCTGTGGGTCCACGTCCTCCTCGGTCGAACGGGCCGTGTCGACTCCTTCCAAGGAGACGTGCGCGTGTTCAACGGAGATCGACAGCTCATCGCCGAACTGCGCGGGCTGCGTCTTCAGTACCTGGCCGGCCATGCCCCCGAACCGCTCAAAGAGGTAGCGATGCCCCCCGTGAAGACGGCGACGAACGGCACACCCACGTCCGGCGAACCTCAGCCCAGTGCTCGCGTTGCTCAGCACGACGATTGGCTCTACGAGCTGCGATGGCTGCCCAGCGAAGCAGCAGAAGCCGTAGCGACGTCCGCGAGCAGTGACGACGGTGTGTGGCTGGTGCTCGCCGACAGCGGGCCGACGGGCCGCGCCGTGGTCCAAGCGATGCAGGAGCGCGGGCACCGGGTGATCGCGGCTACCACTGCGGCCCGCACGGGGAAGACGAGTACCGACCGGTACCGGATCAACCCGGACTCGGTCGGCGGACTCGCCGAGGTCCTCAACGAGATCTCCGCGGAAGGCCCGCTGCAGGGCATCGTGCACATGTGGAGCCTCGACGCCACCCCACCCCTCGATGCGACGTCCGCCGAAATCGGACGTGCCCGAACCTTCGCCTGCCACAGCGTCGTCAACCTCGTGCAGGCGCTGGAAACGGCAGGTCTCGTCAGCAAGCCCCGCTTGTGGCTGGTGAGTCGAGAGAGCCAGCAGGTCACCCAGGACGATGTCGTCACCGCGCCGTTCCAAGGCACGCTGTGGGGCCTGGGACGGACCATCACAGCCGAACACCCGGAGCTGCAGACGGCCCTGGTGGACATCGACCAGGCCGCCGACAGCATCCCCGCCTTGGTCGAGCAGCTGCTGCGTCCCGATGACGAAGACCAGCTCGCCCTCCGCGACGGTCGACGGTTCGCTGCGCGGCTAACCCGACGTGCTACTGGCGCCGATGAGGTCCCGACTCCGCAGGCCAGCGAGGTCGTCATCCGCGCGGTGCATGCCGCGCTCGGCCAGTCGGCCACGAGCAACGAGGTCACGGGCGTCGTCGAGGCCGTAGGGAACGACGCTGCCGGCTTCGCCGTCGGTGACGAGGTCGCTTCCCTGACGGACGACCCGGCGTCGCCGTACATCACGGCGGCTGCTTCCCGAGTCGCGCGCAAGCCGCGCGGGCTCAGCACTGCAGAGGCGGCGGCGGTCCCGTATGCGTCGCTGGCCGTCGCAGCCCGGGCTGACCGGGTCGGCGAGGCCATTTCAGGCGTACTCGAGCTGGCCGAACGGGACATCGTCCCGCCGTTGGAGCACGTGGAGATTTCCGCGACGGAAGCTTCCGATGCGATCCGGACGGCCGTGCGGCGAGCCGCTGGCGACCGGGTGCTGCTGTCCTTCTCCGAGACCGGGCGGACCTCGGTGCACGCCCAGGGTGACGTGGTCCGGCCGGACGGAACCTACCTCGTCACCGGAGGGCTCGGCGGCATCGGCGCGACGTTGGCGAACTGGCTGGTCGACCAGGGAGCCCAGCACCTCCTGCTGACAGGTCGGACCCCGCTGCCGGCCGTCGACACCTGGGACACCGTCGGACCGAACGACCCGGTCGCGCCGAAGATCGCACTGCTGCGAAGCCTGGCCGACCGCGGTGCCGACGTCGAGTACGTCGCGGTCGACGTCGCCGATGCCAAAACCATGCGTGCGGTCCTCGACGAACGGAGCAATGCCGGAGAGCCGCCCCTGCGGGGCGTCCTGCACGCCGCTGGAGCCGTCGACTACATCGCGGTGCGGGAGCTGGAACCGACACAGCTCGACGAGCTCCTGCACGCCAAGGTCTCCGGTGGGTGGAGCTTGCACAGCGTGGTCGAGGACAAGCAGCTGGACTTCTTCGTGCTGTTCTCCTCCGGCGCCACGGTGCTCGGCTCACCCTTCCTCGGCGGGTACGCCGCGGGCAACGCCTTCCTCGACGCGCTCGCTCACCACCGCCGGGGGAAGGGCAAGCCCGCCCTGGTGATCAACTGGGGGTACTGGGGCGGCGTCGGCATGATGGCCCGCAAGGCACGCGACGAGGGACGAAGCGTCCTGCCGCAAGGGATGTCGCACTTCAGTCCGGCCGAAGGCACGACTGTGCTGAACGACCTTCTTCGCGGTGACCAGACACAAGTCGCCGTCCTGCGCGTCGACTGGCCGAGCTGGGCAGAGGCCTATCCCACCGCAGCAACCTCGCCGCACCTGCGAAGCCTGCTTGGTAGCGATCGCGGCTCCAGCCGAGTGCCACCAGCAGCCACGCCGGCAACCGCGATCCGATCAGTCCGGCTCGGCCCCGCTTCTCAGACGACCAACGGCGTGGAGTCGCCAGTACCCACGCAGAAAACCGCCGCCGGCACACCTGAGCCAGCGCAGCGGAGCAAGCCGACGGCGCCCACACCCGCAGTCGCGGAGTCGGTGGTGGCACCTGACGCCGGGGGTGAGCTGGAGGTGCGGTTGGTCGACTTGGCGGCGGCGGTGCTGGGGATGCGTGCGGAACGGATCAATGTCGGGCTGCCGTTGAAGAAGATGGGCATGGATTCGTTGATGTTCATGGAGTTCCGCAATCGGGTGGAGCGCGAGTTCCAGGTGAAGCTTCCCGCGGTGAAGCTGTTGAACAACGGCTCCCTCAGCACCGTCGCGCAGAACATCCGCGCCGCGTCAGCCAGCAGCCACTCCACCGCTGCGAAACCGGCCAACGGGCGAGCAACGGTGGCCGACACCGAACCGACCGCGTCGGCCAGCAGCACCCCGGCACCCGTGGGTCCCGTCACGAGCCAGCAATCCTCGGCAGAGGCAGGGCCTGACGCCGGGGGTGAGCTGGAGGTGCGGTTGGTCGACTTGGCGGCGGCGGTGCTGGGGATGCGTGCGGAACGGATCAATGTCGGGCTGCCGTTGAAGAAGATGGGCATGGATTCGTTGATGTTCATGGAGTTCCGCAATCGGGTGGAGCGCGAGTTCCAGGTGAAGCTTCCCGCGGTGAAGCTGTTGAACAACGGCTCCATCACCACTGTCGCCGAAAACATCCGCACCGCGGCACCGGCGGTCTGA
- a CDS encoding ketoacyl-ACP synthase III family protein, with translation MKTPLYISGLGSHLPDVMSAERAVELGLYDPEDYEWYGWTGATVAGDLSAPDMAVLAAREAIERSGRAPHDIDLHMHSGSWKQGPVGWSAHQYVLRNITDRDIPSYNVWQACNGTMSGMELAASYLMAVPERTEALLTGADNLGTPDFNRWSFGLQNGVLGDGATAVLLSKHEGFARLMAIKTVSTSDLEHLYRGEEPLVPTAIDNRTKVDFRERMAAVGEGAAVEWMVTRQGDLRAETALATLAEAGIGPEDVTRVTHVFTARDAYLKVILDPIGVDPDKGLGDFGHGWGHLTVNDQIMGLEHLVETGQVGPGDHVLMVGHGGGTTITIIVVRIEYSPAWSSRNPSPANTTQPAKAASGTSSYQRIRIAPNVASGQARLEDGQ, from the coding sequence GTGAAGACCCCTCTCTACATCTCCGGGTTGGGCAGTCACCTCCCGGACGTCATGAGCGCGGAACGCGCGGTCGAACTCGGGCTGTACGACCCGGAGGACTACGAGTGGTACGGCTGGACCGGCGCCACTGTCGCCGGCGACCTGTCCGCACCCGACATGGCGGTCCTGGCAGCCCGCGAAGCCATCGAGCGCTCCGGGCGAGCTCCTCACGACATCGACCTGCACATGCACTCGGGCAGCTGGAAGCAAGGGCCGGTGGGATGGTCGGCACACCAGTACGTCCTGCGCAACATCACCGACCGCGACATCCCCTCGTACAACGTCTGGCAGGCGTGCAACGGAACGATGAGCGGGATGGAGCTGGCGGCGTCCTACCTAATGGCCGTCCCGGAGCGGACCGAGGCGTTGCTCACCGGCGCGGACAACCTCGGCACACCGGACTTCAACCGCTGGTCCTTCGGTCTGCAGAACGGTGTCCTCGGCGACGGCGCCACGGCTGTCCTGCTGTCCAAGCACGAGGGCTTCGCGCGGCTCATGGCGATCAAGACGGTCTCCACGTCGGATCTCGAACATCTCTACCGCGGTGAAGAACCCCTCGTCCCCACCGCAATCGACAACCGCACGAAGGTCGACTTCAGGGAACGCATGGCCGCGGTCGGCGAAGGCGCCGCCGTCGAATGGATGGTGACCCGCCAGGGTGATCTCCGCGCCGAGACCGCGCTGGCGACGTTGGCCGAAGCAGGCATCGGACCCGAAGACGTCACCCGCGTCACGCACGTGTTCACCGCCAGGGACGCCTACCTGAAAGTCATCCTGGACCCGATCGGCGTCGATCCGGACAAAGGCCTCGGAGACTTCGGCCACGGGTGGGGACACCTCACGGTCAACGACCAGATCATGGGCTTGGAGCACCTGGTGGAAACGGGCCAGGTCGGACCGGGCGATCACGTGCTCATGGTCGGCCACGGAGGCGGTACGACGATCACCATCATCGTCGTCCGGATCGAGTACAGCCCCGCGTGGTCGTCTCGAAACCCGTCACCGGCGAACACGACGCAGCCCGCGAAGGCCGCGTCTGGGACTTCCAGCTACCAGCGGATCCGCATCGCACCCAACGTGGCCTCCGGCCAAGCGCGTCTGGAGGACGGTCAGTGA